The following proteins come from a genomic window of Daphnia carinata strain CSIRO-1 chromosome 8, CSIRO_AGI_Dcar_HiC_V3, whole genome shotgun sequence:
- the LOC130704120 gene encoding arginine and glutamate-rich protein 1-B-like: MDSTSSPLSEGSYSIDSRVNLEVRRNSPFPRGPRSSRSRSRSWSRRYDVSSQDHRRDRSRERRRRNRSRSRDRHRRRSPRRSSRSRSRSRRRERSSRSSQTPPPTPALDRIFPKEASAQLASWMSVGQKPAQTRELRDIFKPAFEDKNFLLSCPKMDDVVERQISRNRHSKFIAQRELIWKSTQLKVLDIARPLISLWNRLAPNTEEGTILESAIRLWAEAHFFISKNRRANVMNSVYPRFKSLLKDPANFSPSEVAQLFGPTFTSALLQAADEDAKLQKVASV; encoded by the coding sequence ATGGATTCCACCTCGTCACCGCTTAGCGAAGGGTCGTATTCCATTGACTCGAGAGTGAATTTAGAAGTTAGAAGAAACTCTCCCTTTCCTAGAGGGCCTAGATCATCACGTTCTAGATCGCGCTCCTGGTCAAGACGATACGACGTATCATCGCAGGATCACAGGAGAGACAGAAGCAGAGAACGTAGACGTCGGAACAGATCAAGATCACGAGATCGGCATCGTAGACGTTCACCACGCCGGTCATCAAGGAGCCGCTCCAGATCTCGACGCAGAGAGCGTTCTTCAAGATCCTCGCAGACGCCCCCACCTACGCCAGCCCTAGACCGAATCTTTCCAAAGGAGGCGTCAGCCCAACTAGCATCTTGGATGTCTGTTGGACAGAAACCAGCTCAAACTAGAGAGCTGAGGGACATTTTTAAACCGGCGTTCGAGgacaaaaattttctgttgtCATGCCCAAAAATGGATGACGTGGTAGAGCGGCAGATTTCCCGCAACAGGCACAGTAAATTCATCGCACAGAGAGAGTTGATCTGGAAATCAACACAGCTTAAGGTATTAGATATCGCCAGACCGCTGATTTCGCTTTGGAACCGCTTAGCTCCAAATACAGAGGAAGGGACGATTTTGGAGAGCGCGATCCGTCTTTGGGCGGAAGCTCACTTCTTTATCTCAAAGAATAGGAGAGCCAACGTGATGAATAGCGTTTATCCACGCTTCAAATCTCTTTTGAAAGATCCCGCCAACTTTTCGCCTTCGGAAGTTGCCCAGCTTTTTGGTCCGACCTTTACATCCGCTCTTCTGCAAGCAGCCGACGAGGacgcaaaattacaaaaagtCGCATCAGTC
- the LOC132088225 gene encoding sodium-independent sulfate anion transporter-like has translation MEIGNLVRAHMTEFLLMNSTIFAADDGDVEKEEEQEAKALLAVWIRISANAADEQEEKEEEDVKQEENEEDDQTLAEILDEIKAQRETLALAKARVWSVRLLSGMFRLSPFGSTPVVTIGPTALMSLVTYDSVAALMGPEAAILLAFLTGCIVLLFGLLNFGFLIDFFAAEAVAGFTSAAAFAMAATQIEALFGLRFDDEGFLNTCTAVFEHIEETKKWDAVLGFASIAILLLLRI, from the exons ATGGAGATTGGAAACCTGGTGCGAGCGCACATGACTGAGTTTCTCCTCATGAATAGTACTATATTTGCA GCTGACGATGGGGATGTGGAGAAGGAGGAAGAGCAGGAAGCTAAAGCTTTGCTTGCGGTATGGATTAGGATTTCGGCTAACGCTGCGGATGAGCAGgaagagaaggaggaggaggatgtGAAGCAGGAGGAGAATGAAGAGGATGATCAGACTTTGGCTGAGATTTTGGATGAGATTAAGGCACAGCGTGAGACGTTAGCTTTGGCTAAAGCTAGAG TATGGTCTGTGCGCCTCTTAAGTGGGATGTTTCGTTTATCTCCTTTCGGCAGTACGCCTGTGGTCACCATTGGGCCAACGGCCCTTATGTCACTCGTCACTTACGATTCCGTGGCTGCACTTATGGGACCTGAAGCAGCTATCCTTCTCGCATTTCTCACCGGTTGCATTGTTCTTCTCTTCGGCCTGCTCAATTTCG GTTTCTTGATTGACTTTTTCGCAGCTGAAGCCGTGGCCGGATTCACGAGCGCTGCCGCCTTCGCGATGGCTGCAACACAAATTGAAGCCCTTTTCGGCCTCAGATTTGATGACGAAGGGTTCCTCAATACGTGCACAGCGGTATTTGAACACattgaagaaactaaaaaatggGATGCTGTTTTGGGTTTTGCCTCCATCGCTATTTTGCTTCTACTTCGGATATAA